In Acidisarcina polymorpha, the DNA window CCATCACGCAGTCGCTGCGACTGAGGAAAAGATACGTGCTCTGGAAACGGAGAACGAAGCGTTGCGACAACAGCTTAGACATGCCAATGCAGAGGCTGCGTCCAAACGAACTCCCGATCCACCAGCGTCGAAAGGCCATCGGGCAAAGACATGACTACATGGGAACACCGCGGTGACCTGAATCGCGAGTTTTCACTACCGGTACGGCAGACATCACGGAGGAGCACAAGCAAATAACAAGGAGGAGAAATGGAAACGAATGACATGCAGAACACGTCGCGCCGCCGCTTTCTCACATCTGCAGGTGCATCTGCAGCCGCCACAATCTTCGTCTCGAATCTTTCCGCGCAGAGCCCCGAAAGCGGGGGAAGCGGCATTAATCCAGCGGAGACGAGCCAGCACTTAAGCCTTCACAGATCGGATACTGCGGTGGTGATCATCGACCCACAGAACGATGTTCTAAGCGAAAAAGGTCTCGCATGGCCGTTGCTGCACGAGAGCCTGAAGGAGAACAACACTGTCGAGAACATCGAGAAGCTCTTCAAGACGGCAAAGACGCACGACTATGAAGTATTCGTTTCACCACATTATTTCTTCCCAGAGGATAAGGGTTGGAAGTTCAACGGTCCCTTGGAGGAGGTCGAGGCCACAGAGGGAATGTTCGCGAGAAAGGGCCGTCTGGATATCAGTGGACTCAAGGGGGCGGGCGCAGATTGGCTAGAGCGCTATAAGCCTTATATTGAGGATGGGAAGACCATCGTCTGCTCGCCACACCGCGTTTGGGGACCAGAGACAAATGACCTCGTCCTTCAGTTGCGTAAGCGGAGCATCAGCAAGGTGATCCTGGGAGGCATGCTGGCCAATATGTGCGTCGAATCTCACCTGCGTGAGTTATTGGAGCAAGGGTTCGAGGTGGCCGTAGTGAAGGACGCTACCGCGGCTCCCAAGCACCCCCAGTGGGGCTACGGCTACACGGCTGCTTTGATCAATTACGCGTTCCTCGCCCACGCTGTCCTGACTACCGACGACGCTGTGAAAACTATGCAGCGTGGCTGATCCGATGTGATAGTCGCACATCCAACACCTCGATACGGAAGGTCGGAAAACAACGACATGAGCGTCAACGATATAAAAAATGCAGCGGAATTCGGACGGTTCGTATATTCCAACGGTCCAGGATACGACGAACCAACCGTTAGGGCAGCTTTCAGGAACGCCGTTCCCCTTAAGACGATCGCCATTTACTGCTACGATCCGCGGGCTGCAGAGATACCATCTGTCCTCGCCAAAGTCTTGCCCGATGAGATTTACCCAGGCGAGGTGATCTATGACGCAGCCGGCAAGAAGGTAGGCGGCACCGCGACAATCATGCCCGTGGTGGTCGCTGGAGGGAGGGCCATTGACGCCCTTCGATCCATCACGATCGGACATCACTTGTTTGGCGTGACCAACGTCGCGGTGGTACATCATACCAATTGCGGTACGAGCAGCTTCACCGCGCCTGGACTTATCAAGACATACCTTGCCGAGGAAGGCGAAGACATTTCGACGGTGTATGAGAAGGACAGTCTTGCTATTGCGAACCTTGCAGAGACCCTTGACCACGATGTAAAGCTTCTGCGTGCATCAGCCGGCATACCAAAGTCGGTCAATATTTACGGGTACGTGTTCAACATTGATACCGATGAATTCACGTTGCTCATTTCTGATCTCGGCACGAAACAGTAACGCCTCGCATGAATTGGTCACCCCTATGACGCCCGAGGCCGGTCGGTTCGAGGAGTCTTAGCCGGTACCCGATTGGTTTCTTCATCGCGCCTCGACCAAGCAGGTTGCAGCCCTTCGCGCAGTGGAACGTGATGGAGGAATCGGACACCGTTGCTATGGGCAGGCGGCGGTACAGTGGGTCTGTCTGAACCGTTACGCTTCTGCAGCAAAAATGATGGGGAACGTTACCTGTAACTCAGAGGTAGCAAGCGGCCAGGATCTGCCTGCTCTCGCCAGCACTACTGGCATTCAAGCCGATGAGGCTGTACTCTCATGCGTTTCGCCGCCACTCCAGTGGAGTAGCTCCGGTGATCTTCCGGAACATGCGGGTAAACTGGCTCGGGTCAGAGAAGCCGGTCCTCGCCGCGACGTCGGAAACGGTGGAACCTGGTACAAGGAGAAGGCGTTTCGCGCGTTGAACTCTCGTCTTTAGGATGTACTGATACGGGGTTTCACCCAAAGATTCCCGAAACGCCCTTGCAAAATGATAGCGACTTAGCGAATTCAGATTCGCCAGTTCCTCTAGTCGAATGTCTTCATGCAAATGGTCTTCTATGTAGGCGATGACTCTCTTGATATGGCGTTGAGAAAGACCTCCCCGAAGATGTGGGATCGACTTCGATAACTCTCCATATTTACGGACCAAAGCGACCGACAATGCCATGCTAAGGAGATCACCATATAAAGCGCCTGTGCCCCACCCGCTCGCCATTTCGCGATTCATCGCGTCTAGCAGAAGTCCGACTTGATCATCGCGAAACGACCATAGTAGTTTGAAGTCACATAGTCCCCTGAGGCCCATCTGTTCTGTAGCGTCTGCAAGCAACGCAGGTTCAAAAGCCGCAACTATCCTCTGAGTCGATCCGTGCCATATAACGCTGTCCCGGGTGCCAGCCGGCAATAACATCATGCTCCCAGGAACGGATCGTTCGCGTCCCGATCGGCCAGAGCATAACCAGTCCATATCGACCTGTCCGCCCGTCTGAAAATGCAGACACAGAGACTCGTGATCGTGGACGGGAATCTCGCATCCTGCGTGATGATGCTTCTCCAAAATCAGGCCACGCCAAGGCGAGCGCCGGCTGTCCAGGATCGGGCGTTGTTTGAACAAGGGAACCTGTTCTTTTCCGGCCCGGACAAACACACGTCTCTCTTCCGAATAGCCTGCCAACGTCAGTTCCTCTTTCCTCGTCCTGTTCAGCCTTTCTGATGCAATCGGTTGCTCCTCCATAACGATGAGTCCCCCACAACTAACAGCAATATTCCACTGGTTGCCGCATCATTCCACCGAATACCCCTTGAGTAGCTCTACATACCCGTTGGATGATGGGAGAACAACGGCATAGCCTTCGACCTCCTGTGAAATCAAGGGCACGACCACAGTGGCTATCCATATAAGACACCGCAGAGAGCGCCCGAGTCCAGGAGTAGTTTGGACGCTTCTCGGCGGAATGAGACGGATTGCAGTACACCTCTGAACGCAGATGCTTTGGCTCCCAGATGCTTTTCTCGGTAAGCGCGGCCATCGCGTGATGGCGCATGACCGCCGAGACCTCGGACACTCTGGGCAGTCCTGGAGGCGGGGATGATCTTGATACCTGTGCCGATGATCTCGCTGAACTCTTCGACAAGCTTGATCGAGGCGAAGTTAGTTCGGTACATCGGACTACGGCAACAAGAGGGTGAAGAAGGCTGTCTTGATCGGTGCGATCCCACCTGTGATGGCTCGCAGGATTGAGTGACCTTGGCTTGTGAAAGTAGAACGTGAGAACTCTCTAGAGGTCGAAAGCTATTCTTCCAACAAAGGCCGGCAGTATATGCAGATTCCGTCTCTTGTGCAGACTCATTCGCAATATCGTTGCTCTCCGGTGTCGCCGTATAGCAGAGACCGGATTAATCGCTCACCTGACGTGGCATATATGGTCGGAGCTAGCCCCGCCGTGCGTGAGGTTATACCGGGAATTAGTGAGGCGATAAAGGTGGAAGCGGTTTGCTTCGACTCAACCCGGGAGTTCTTGGAATGTAGCCGGGAAGAAGAGGCCTCTTGCCTCATCTTAAACTTGTGTCATCGGAATGAGGAGGGATTCCAGCTGCAATGCCGGTTAGCCGAAGAGGCTTACCCTCCGGTCATTTTTACTTGCTATCACGGCGATGTTCCTTCCGTCGTTCGAGCGCTGAAGTGCGGTCCGGTGGAGCTGTTGGCCTCACCGATCAGCCCTGCCGATTTGGAGGATGCAATCTTGTCCGCACTGTCTAGGGACCGAACACAGCGACGACAGAGGGCCGAGCGGGAAGATCTCCAACGGCGATATTCAATTCTGACGCCGCGCGAAAGGGAGGTGCTTCCCTTGATCGTTGGTGGGCTATTAAACAAACAAGCGGCGTCGGTCCTTGGGATTTCGGAAGTGACGCTTCAAATTCACCGAAGCCAAGTGGTGCGGAAAATGCAGGCTCACTCCATTGCGGATCTCGTCAGGATGGCAGCAAGTCTTCAAATCCCTTTCTGGACGGAGAATGACACGACCTCGGAAACCCTGCCGCAGCGATGCCCCTTTGCTACACCACACCATCGGCCGGTGCGAAGCCGGCACTGGCGGCGGTAGTTGAATTAATAAAGCGTAAGCTGGCAATAAAGCAGCGCGGAATGTTCTTCACCCGTCGGTTAGAAATCTTGGATTGAATCCCGGGCTGGCCCAACTCACGATGGGA includes these proteins:
- a CDS encoding cysteine hydrolase, which translates into the protein METNDMQNTSRRRFLTSAGASAAATIFVSNLSAQSPESGGSGINPAETSQHLSLHRSDTAVVIIDPQNDVLSEKGLAWPLLHESLKENNTVENIEKLFKTAKTHDYEVFVSPHYFFPEDKGWKFNGPLEEVEATEGMFARKGRLDISGLKGAGADWLERYKPYIEDGKTIVCSPHRVWGPETNDLVLQLRKRSISKVILGGMLANMCVESHLRELLEQGFEVAVVKDATAAPKHPQWGYGYTAALINYAFLAHAVLTTDDAVKTMQRG
- a CDS encoding carbonic anhydrase, with translation MSVNDIKNAAEFGRFVYSNGPGYDEPTVRAAFRNAVPLKTIAIYCYDPRAAEIPSVLAKVLPDEIYPGEVIYDAAGKKVGGTATIMPVVVAGGRAIDALRSITIGHHLFGVTNVAVVHHTNCGTSSFTAPGLIKTYLAEEGEDISTVYEKDSLAIANLAETLDHDVKLLRASAGIPKSVNIYGYVFNIDTDEFTLLISDLGTKQ
- a CDS encoding helix-turn-helix domain-containing protein, translating into MEEQPIASERLNRTRKEELTLAGYSEERRVFVRAGKEQVPLFKQRPILDSRRSPWRGLILEKHHHAGCEIPVHDHESLCLHFQTGGQVDMDWLCSGRSGRERSVPGSMMLLPAGTRDSVIWHGSTQRIVAAFEPALLADATEQMGLRGLCDFKLLWSFRDDQVGLLLDAMNREMASGWGTGALYGDLLSMALSVALVRKYGELSKSIPHLRGGLSQRHIKRVIAYIEDHLHEDIRLEELANLNSLSRYHFARAFRESLGETPYQYILKTRVQRAKRLLLVPGSTVSDVAARTGFSDPSQFTRMFRKITGATPLEWRRNA
- a CDS encoding response regulator transcription factor yields the protein MVGASPAVREVIPGISEAIKVEAVCFDSTREFLECSREEEASCLILNLCHRNEEGFQLQCRLAEEAYPPVIFTCYHGDVPSVVRALKCGPVELLASPISPADLEDAILSALSRDRTQRRQRAEREDLQRRYSILTPREREVLPLIVGGLLNKQAASVLGISEVTLQIHRSQVVRKMQAHSIADLVRMAASLQIPFWTENDTTSETLPQRCPFATPHHRPVRSRHWRR